One genomic segment of Roseovarius carneus includes these proteins:
- a CDS encoding DUF2155 domain-containing protein: protein MRSVAVACLLAAPAFAQQEVMAGTGAVLRALDKVNGDVTDITIAPGEQAGFGRLVVRMAQCRYPAGNPAGDAFAFLTMRDIDADEDMFSGWMVASSPALNGLDHPRYDVWVMRCKTE, encoded by the coding sequence CTCCTCGCGGCGCCCGCTTTTGCGCAGCAGGAAGTGATGGCTGGCACTGGCGCTGTTTTGCGCGCGCTCGACAAGGTGAATGGGGATGTCACGGATATCACCATCGCGCCCGGTGAGCAGGCCGGGTTTGGCCGACTTGTTGTGCGCATGGCGCAGTGCCGCTATCCGGCCGGGAACCCTGCGGGGGATGCGTTTGCATTTCTCACGATGCGCGATATCGACGCGGATGAGGACATGTTTTCGGGCTGGATGGTTGCCTCATCTCCGGCTCTGAACGGGCTTGATCATCCGCGCTACGATGTCTGGGTCATGCGCTGCAAGACTGAGTGA